The Phragmites australis chromosome 13, lpPhrAust1.1, whole genome shotgun sequence DNA window TTGAGTTTGACTCATTTAGCTCGTTTAATATAACGAGTAGAAAATACAGTTCGGTTTATGAGCTAGCTCGTTTAACTTACGAGCAACTTGTTACTTTTTTTGCACCAGCTCGTTATTATgatgaaaagaatataaatatCCGTTAAAAAATACATCGATAAAATCATACAACAATAGCAATGATATCTACAAGTATAATACTTCTTTGCATGGTTTAATCAGAGATATAATTACTGTAATCTGAATATCTTCTGAATGTTTTTCAAATCCATATGCAGTACCATAATAGACAGATCtacatatatatgtttttcttctaaaacaaaatattcgttaaaagatatatgaaataACATTACTCACACATCCGTCTATACAATTAAAGTCTGAAGGAATGATcaatgagagaaaaaaagataagagttATATCTTAACGAGAAGCTGATTAACAGAAAGCTAAGTATGCTAGCGAGGAGTCTTTGCATCGAAGATAAAGATAACCAATGAATAAAATGATGAACACAGTAAAAAGAAACAGTATGATACAGATGATGGCACTGACTTGTTTAGACTCTAACGTCTCATTAGATTTTAGAACGAGCTAAGCCGAACCAAATATAAGCTAAGGTAAGTCATAAGCTTTAAGCTTTTCATCCGGTCCTAGATTTGAGTAATGTATGGCGGCCGCTTGCGGAGAGGTGGATCCGGTCAAAATCGATGGCTCACCGCTCCAAAGATTGCCACCTCATGATTTGCCATCCTGACCTGAATCTGAGGTACGATCAAAAGGATCGAGGCTACCTTATCGAACTGTTAGCGAAATGATGGTATATGTACGACTAATTTCTTCTCAGCTGTTTGATTCAGACAAAACACATGTAGatgcatttaaaaaaaaacacgatAAGGGGTAACTCCCTTCCGATTTCCACTAAAAGAGACGAGCCCTACTTTGCGGCTTTGGATCCGCTGAAGACCACACATCTAGATGCATGATGAATGGTTTTTTCATACACGTTAGTTCGACTGCGGCATTCGGCCCCGTAGGTCACTAACTTGACTAGTCCACACGGTTCAACCTATTGCCATGCAGCGAATGTGCTCGTAGCGCGTTGTAGTTTCGTCGACAGGTGAACGGTCAGGAGTTCGACTCCTGATCTCGAATAGGGTTTGCCTCTCGAAATAAAATTCTTTTAACAGTCTTGAGCGTTTGCggatctattatcttagtaattGGCCAACGAAAGGAGTCTCCACGTTCGCTCTTAAAACCACAAAATTATCACAttaatctgaaaaaagaaaaaaatctagaccattcattgttatgaatatctaaCGGTGGAAAGAGTCCAAATATTACACAttaatctgaaaaaagaaaaagatctagACCATTCAAATTGTTATAAATATCTAACGGTGTAAAGAGTCTAAACATTTAATCAAATCAAAGAGTCCATACGGTAGTTTCGTTGAAAAAGATTAGTAATCGGCCAACAAAAGGAGCCTCCACGTTCACTCTTAAAACcacaaaattaccacattaatctgaaaaaagaaaaagatctagACCATTCattgttatgaatatctaaTGGTGGAAAGAGTCCAAACATTTAATCAAATCAAAGAGTCTATACGGTAGTTTCGTTGAAAAAGAGTTCATACGGTAGTTTCGTTCATATAAATAGTCCTTAAGCATGTAATTATTTGGCAAACTacaatatttaaaataaaatatcattttattcaaataaaaaaaactagccgcGCAAATGCGCGGGCCACTTGCTAGTTATAATAGACATAAGTATAAATCGAAGAACTACCGAGCTAAATAGAAGATCTAAGGTGTGAATAGATATGAGCTTATAGGATATGGTGTATATTTAAACTTAACCGTTAAGATAATAGACCTTATAGCTAATGTTGAGGCTTTCAAAAAACTTTTGCCATGCATACCGTCCGCACGAGAGACGCGAAACGGTGGCCAGGCGAGAGAGACGAAACAGCAATTGACTCCCTGGCCGGCTTCCTGGCAACAGAGTACTTCCTGCCTTCCTCCCAGCAACTCAGGAAGCAGCTGGTTGAAGACTGAAGCCGCAGGGGAGTAATTACCTGCTGAATTTTCTCAGGGCGCGCGGGTACAAATAATGCTGATGCGCGACGGCacacccatccatccatccatcgccAAGCATCTGACCGAGCTTCGGATAATATTGTCACCTGCTCGATCAACCAGACGATCAACAGGCCCTAGGTATAGAGATGTGCGAGGGTGGACGGCCGGAAGCATCCATGGCCTCcggcccgcggcggcggccaggCCTGAGCGGCCTTACGGAGGAAGAGGCtgcgggaggcggcggaggagcggagGCGACGCGGAGGAGGCCGAGAGGATGGCGAGCCGTTGGCTTCATCATTGGTATCACGCTACATTTTTAACTTCATATACTACATATACATGCAGAAATGCACCAtaacttttcccttttcctcGTATGCAAATAGACCACTTGTATAGTCCAGAAACTTGAGCTTTCATAGCTGTGAGCCTGTGATGGCCAGCATTGGATATACATTTCACTAACATTCCTTCTGTGTGCATGGATGCAGGGGTCTTCGCGGCATCTATTATGGCGTCCAATGCGTTCTCCATTCCCCTCACGAGTTACCTGATCATCCGTTACAATATGAAACAGAATGCCGCGACAAACTTGAATAACATCTTTTCTGGCACGTCCAATTTCTCGCCCGTCGTTGGAGCCTTCGTTGCCGATGCATTATGGGGCAAATTCAGAACCCTGCTGTTCGGAATCGTATTCGGAATCATTGTAAGTTGTGGTCAAGTCACTCGTCTGTCAGTCGATATACATTCGCGTTTCCTGTACGTCGCGACTGAAAATCTTCTAACATATCGTCGATTTTGCCGGAGACGAGTTAGTGGTGGGGGGTTTTGGTTCGGGGTTTTTTCTTCTGTCGGCGTTAGAGGGATGGACTCGGTAGGCGTCCGGCCTGGTGGGGGTGACCGGCGAAGGGTAGGTCGGCAAGGTGGGGCGCAGGGGGCTATGGGTGGCGGAGGACGGCCAGTGGATGGTGCCGATGGCAGGCAATGCAAGGAAACGGTCTGGTGACACCGGGCTAGCATGGCGGAGGCGGCTGGTGCGGATCCGGCAGCAGCGACGCAGTTAGGGACGGCAGGAGgcggctggggggggggggggtaatgtGTTGACGGCCGTTTGCGTGTTTTGCTAGAAAAATGTTGTCTCCCAAATCCAAAACCATTTGGTTAAAATGACATTTGTTATGGAAGATCGATCGATCAATATGTAACGCATGGCTGACTCTATTATATTGTGGTAATGCAGGGGATGGCGGTCATCACCCTATCGGCAACGGTCCATCAGCTCAAACCGCCGCCGTGCAGCGCGTTGGCCCGGCAAGCCGGCACGTGCGTCGGTCCGTCGGCGCTCCACCGCGCTGTGCTCTACGTCGGCATGGGGCTGATCGTCGTGGGCTGGGGCGCGGCGAACCCCACCAGCCTGCCATTCGGCGCCGACCAGTTCGACAAGAGCAACGAGCGGCACAAGGTAGGGCTCACGCGCTACTACAGCTGGTACTACGCCATCGTCATGATGGCCTCGTTCGTGGCGCTCACCGTCGTGGTGTACGTCGAGGTCAAGGTGAGCTGGGGCCTCGGCTTCGCCATCCCCACGGTGCTCATGCTCGTCGCCTTGGCCGTGTTCCTCGTCGGCACCAAGGTCTACGTCAAAGTGCCGCCCGAGGGCAGCGTCTTCACGAGCGTCGCGCGGGTGGTCGTCGCGTCGTGCCGCAAGTGGAGGCTCCAGCTGCCGCACCTCGACGACGCGCGGCGGCAGGAGGAGGTCCTGTACAACCCTGATCCCGCAGCGGGGAACGGCGGCCGTGTGCACAGGTTCGCTCTCACGTTGCAACTCAGCTTTCTGAACAAGGCGGCCATCGTGACCGACGCCGACGAGATACGGCCCGACGGCTCCCCAGCGAGGCCGTGGAACCTGTGCAGCGTGCAGCAGGTCGAGGAGGTGAAGTGTCTCGTCAAGATCATCCCCGTGTGGATCTCCGCAATGGTGTGGTTCACCGCGGTGACGGAGATGACCAACTACACTTTCCTCCAGGCTTTAACCATGGACCTCCACATGGGCAGGCGCTTCACCATCCCGCCGGTCTCGATCATCGCCGTATTCTACCTCTGCATTGCGCTCTTCGTGCCCGTCTACGACCTGCTCATAGCCCGCGCCGCGAAGTGGGTCACCAAGGCGGAAGGCGGCATCACTTTGCTTCAGAGGCAGGGCGCCGGGCTGGTGGTCGGCTCGCTGTCGTTCGTGGTCGCGGCCGTCGTGgagcgcaggaggaggcgctcCGCGCTAGACCACGGCGACGGCATGTCCCCGCTGTCCGTGTTCCTTCTGGCGCCGCAGCTCGCGGTGATGGGCGtgtcgggcgcgttcagcataGCGGGGCAGATGGTGTTCTACAACACGCAGTTCCCGGACCAGATGCGCTCGCTCGCCAACGCGGCCTTCTACTGCTCGCAGGGTGTCAGCAGCTACGTCGCCATCCTCGTGGTCAACATCGTGAACGCGAGGACTAGGCGGCACGGCGAGTCCGCCGGCTGGGTCAGGGATGACATCAGCGCCGGGAGGCTCGACTACTTCTACTACACCATGGCCGTGCTCGGCGCGGCCAACTTCGTCTACTTCCTCGTGTGCGCGCACTTCTACCGGTACAAGGTCGAGCAGGGTCCTGACTCTCCTG harbors:
- the LOC133887883 gene encoding protein NRT1/ PTR FAMILY 2.13-like — its product is MCEGGRPEASMASGPRRRPGLSGLTEEEAAGGGGGAEATRRRPRGWRAVGFIIGVFAASIMASNAFSIPLTSYLIIRYNMKQNAATNLNNIFSGTSNFSPVVGAFVADALWGKFRTLLFGIVFGIIGMAVITLSATVHQLKPPPCSALARQAGTCVGPSALHRAVLYVGMGLIVVGWGAANPTSLPFGADQFDKSNERHKVGLTRYYSWYYAIVMMASFVALTVVVYVEVKVSWGLGFAIPTVLMLVALAVFLVGTKVYVKVPPEGSVFTSVARVVVASCRKWRLQLPHLDDARRQEEVLYNPDPAAGNGGRVHRFALTLQLSFLNKAAIVTDADEIRPDGSPARPWNLCSVQQVEEVKCLVKIIPVWISAMVWFTAVTEMTNYTFLQALTMDLHMGRRFTIPPVSIIAVFYLCIALFVPVYDLLIARAAKWVTKAEGGITLLQRQGAGLVVGSLSFVVAAVVERRRRRSALDHGDGMSPLSVFLLAPQLAVMGVSGAFSIAGQMVFYNTQFPDQMRSLANAAFYCSQGVSSYVAILVVNIVNARTRRHGESAGWVRDDISAGRLDYFYYTMAVLGAANFVYFLVCAHFYRYKVEQGPDSPAGPEPARDSASTSGSEAALLET